The following proteins come from a genomic window of Solwaraspora sp. WMMA2065:
- a CDS encoding class I SAM-dependent methyltransferase, whose amino-acid sequence MNDGKDWYAWHNPYTDPGSPLARRLRLVQQHIAAWLDERPGEPVSVVSMCAGQGHDILPVLASRPDARRVSTTLIEYEPRNVAAARTRAIAENLDRVTVAQADAGDLASYRQAVPADLVIMAGVLGNISDADAHTTIHALPQLCAADATVIWTRTRRALDLTPAVRRWLTDAGFSEQAFTAPDDVLFSVGVHRFTGTPQPLENGKIFQFIT is encoded by the coding sequence ATGAACGACGGCAAGGATTGGTACGCCTGGCACAACCCCTACACCGATCCCGGCTCGCCCCTGGCACGCCGGCTGAGGCTGGTCCAGCAGCACATCGCCGCGTGGCTCGATGAGCGACCTGGTGAACCGGTGTCCGTGGTCAGCATGTGCGCCGGCCAAGGTCACGACATTCTGCCCGTGCTCGCGTCGCGCCCGGACGCCAGGCGAGTCAGTACAACGCTGATCGAGTACGAACCGCGCAACGTCGCCGCGGCCCGGACCCGAGCAATCGCCGAGAACCTCGACAGGGTGACCGTCGCGCAGGCCGATGCCGGTGACCTCGCCTCATACCGGCAGGCGGTGCCCGCCGACCTGGTCATCATGGCCGGCGTCCTGGGCAACATCAGCGACGCCGACGCCCACACCACCATTCACGCGCTGCCGCAGCTCTGCGCCGCCGACGCCACGGTGATCTGGACCAGGACACGACGAGCCCTCGACCTGACACCGGCTGTCCGAAGGTGGCTGACCGACGCAGGGTTCTCCGAACAGGCTTTCACCGCTCCCGACGACGTGCTGTTCTCCGTCGGCGTTCACCGCTTTACCGGCACCCCACAACCGCTGGAGAACGGCAAGATTTTCCAGTTCATCACCTGA
- a CDS encoding glycosyltransferase family 2 protein — MSDTPAVSVVIPTRNRPDLVTRAAHSALAQSVEDIEVIVVVDGPDAATRSALDAVADARLRVVELPASGGAPAARNAGVRQARAPWVALLDDDDEWLPHKLAAQLGAAREASAPLPIVASRLVNRTPRAEFVIPRRLPDPGEPPSEYFTVRRGLFHGDGFIQTSTIMAPTELFRRVPFDPTVPRMQELDWSLRALSHDDVALTFADEPLVIWHQDEDRPRISLDSPWQAQFEWLRRSRPLMTPRAYAALTMSVISSMAAPTRSGKVFATLLREARRYGQPGALDYFTFAQIWLIPPDLRRTVRDMILKRRRRQTQPEQSAGIETDALQR; from the coding sequence ATGTCCGATACCCCAGCCGTCAGCGTGGTCATCCCGACGCGCAACCGCCCGGACCTCGTGACCCGCGCCGCTCACAGCGCCCTCGCGCAGAGCGTCGAGGACATCGAGGTGATCGTCGTGGTTGACGGGCCCGATGCGGCGACCCGATCCGCGCTCGACGCGGTCGCCGACGCCCGGCTGCGGGTAGTCGAGCTGCCAGCCAGCGGCGGCGCACCGGCGGCCCGCAACGCCGGGGTACGACAGGCCCGCGCACCCTGGGTGGCGCTGCTCGACGACGACGACGAATGGCTGCCCCACAAGCTCGCCGCCCAGCTCGGCGCGGCCCGCGAGGCGTCCGCGCCGCTGCCGATCGTCGCCAGCCGGCTGGTCAACCGGACCCCACGGGCCGAGTTCGTGATCCCCCGGCGGCTACCGGATCCGGGTGAGCCGCCGAGCGAGTACTTCACCGTCCGGCGCGGACTGTTCCACGGCGACGGCTTCATCCAGACGTCGACGATCATGGCCCCGACCGAGCTGTTCCGCCGGGTGCCGTTCGATCCGACGGTGCCCCGGATGCAGGAGCTCGACTGGTCGCTGCGCGCGCTGAGTCACGACGACGTCGCGCTCACCTTCGCCGACGAGCCGTTGGTCATCTGGCATCAGGACGAAGACCGGCCACGGATCAGCCTGGACTCGCCGTGGCAGGCACAGTTCGAGTGGCTGCGGCGCAGCCGTCCGCTGATGACGCCCCGCGCGTACGCCGCGCTCACAATGAGCGTGATCAGCTCGATGGCGGCACCGACCCGCAGTGGCAAGGTCTTCGCGACACTGCTGCGTGAGGCGCGCCGGTACGGGCAGCCGGGCGCGCTGGACTACTTCACGTTCGCCCAGATCTGGCTGATCCCACCGGACCTGCGCCGTACTGTGCGGGACATGATCCTCAAGCGCCGTCGCCGCCAGACGCAGCCCGAGCAGTCGGCGGGGATTGAAACGGACGCGCTCCAGCGGTAG
- a CDS encoding sulfotransferase, producing the protein MTKVLFIAAWGRSGTTILDNILNSYESVFTVGELTYLWLRGLQQRRPCGCGVPVPECPLWQEILRAAYGDDPPSAAEVYALQRSALRVRHTPTLLRARPAPDVERYRRLMASLYRAVADVTGATLIVDSSKSPADAAMLSGVAGVQPYLLHVVRDPRAVAYSWSRTTSHHDASTPGLTHHHSPAESSRLWLGWNLLIERTARAFPGRHRRLRYEDFMVEPRDTVEGLLRFVGLPEEVVSPPAGGPFVDRRTVRLRPNHTVSGNPSRFRTGEVSLKLDDRWIDQQARGQRLISTTVSMPLLPRYRYPLWPALRRTADPAH; encoded by the coding sequence GTGACCAAGGTTCTGTTCATCGCGGCGTGGGGACGCAGCGGCACCACCATCTTGGACAACATTCTGAACTCGTACGAGTCGGTCTTCACCGTCGGTGAGCTCACCTACCTCTGGCTCCGCGGGCTGCAGCAGCGCCGGCCGTGCGGCTGCGGCGTCCCGGTCCCCGAATGCCCGCTCTGGCAGGAGATCCTCCGCGCCGCGTACGGGGACGACCCGCCGTCGGCCGCCGAGGTGTATGCGCTGCAGCGGAGCGCGCTGCGGGTCCGCCACACGCCCACCCTCCTGCGCGCCCGGCCCGCCCCCGACGTCGAGCGCTACCGACGGCTGATGGCCTCGCTCTACCGGGCCGTCGCGGACGTCACCGGCGCCACGCTGATCGTCGACTCGTCCAAGTCGCCCGCCGACGCCGCGATGCTGTCGGGCGTCGCCGGGGTGCAGCCGTACCTGCTGCACGTGGTGCGCGACCCACGGGCGGTGGCGTACTCCTGGTCCCGGACGACCTCCCACCACGATGCCTCGACCCCCGGCCTGACCCACCACCACAGCCCGGCCGAGAGCAGCCGGCTGTGGCTCGGCTGGAATCTGCTGATCGAGCGGACCGCCCGCGCCTTTCCCGGCCGGCACCGACGGCTGCGGTACGAGGATTTCATGGTCGAGCCCCGGGACACGGTCGAAGGTCTGCTCCGCTTCGTCGGCCTGCCGGAGGAGGTCGTGTCACCGCCGGCCGGCGGGCCGTTCGTCGACCGGCGTACCGTGCGGTTGCGACCCAACCACACGGTCTCCGGCAACCCGAGCCGGTTCCGCACCGGCGAGGTGTCGCTGAAGTTGGACGATCGCTGGATCGACCAGCAGGCCCGGGGCCAGCGGCTGATCTCGACCACGGTGTCGATGCCGTTGCTGCCCCGCTACCGCTACCCGCTGTGGCCGGCTCTGCGCCGCACCGCCGACCCGGCCCACTGA